The Apium graveolens cultivar Ventura chromosome 6, ASM990537v1, whole genome shotgun sequence genome contains a region encoding:
- the LOC141664562 gene encoding uncharacterized protein LOC141664562 gives MKLAEISDDPKICRDAEKLASNEFSSFEFILSLNIWHDIVHKINLVSKNLQSGDMRLDVAIASLKGLVSFFEKYRENGFTSSIIDAKELDNEMDIEPIFLIKRRIKRNRQFDDNPDTEREQQFPLKNYRTDYFLVLVDMVLSQLKIRFKQMELFESVFGFFV, from the coding sequence ATGAAATTAGCTGAAATTTCTGATGATCCAAAAATATGTCGGGATGCTGAAAAATTGGCCTCAAATGAATTTTCAAGTTTTGAATTTATATTGAGTTTGAATATTTGGCATGATATTGTGCACAAAATTAATTTGGTGAGCAAGAATTTGCAATCTGGAGATATGCGTCTTGATGTTGCTATTGCAAGTTTAAAAGGGCTGGTTTCTTTCTTTGAGAAATATAGAGAAAATGGGTTCACATCATCTATAATTGATGCTAAAGAGCTTGATAATGAAATGGATATTGAACCTATTTTTCTTATAAAACGTAGGATTAAAAGAAATAGACAGTTTGATGACAATCCTGACACCGAAAGGGAACAACAATTTCCGTTAAAAAATTATAGAACTGATTATTTTCTTGTACTAGTGGATATGGTACTTTCTCAGCTGAAGATAAGATTCAAACAAATGGAACTTTTTGAGTCTGTTTTTGGTTTTTTTGTGTGA